In Rhodopirellula sp. P2, the DNA window CAACCCAGCGAGCCCCAAGATCTCACCACGATGCAGCGTCAACGAAACATCCGTTGGCAATCGTGACCCACGAACCTGTTCCAGCCGCAACACGGGCTCGCCGCGAACGTGATCGAGGTTGGGATAGAGCTCGGAGATTTCACGACCAACCATCATTTGCACAATGGAATCCATCGGCATCCAATCCGGATCGCTTTCAATCAAGCTGCCTGAGCCCGCTGTCACGCCATCTCGCAGCACGGTGAAGCGATCTCCAATCCGTTGACACTCTTCCAGGAAGTGGCTGATGTAGAGCACGCTGACACCTTCGGATTTCAGTCGCTCGATCACCGCGAAAAGGTTCTCCGTGTCGACCTGGGTCAGGCTGCTGGTCGGTTCGTCCAAGATCAACAGTTTCAGCTTGCGATCGGCCACGACCGCGCGAGCGATCTCGACCATTTGCTGCTGAGCGATCGACAATTCGCGAACCGGTTGCGCCGGATCAATGTCATCGCAGTGCAGCCGTTTCAAAGCTTCCTTGGCAATCGCATGTTGCCGACCACGATCCAGCCAACCACCTCCGCGTCCGCCCCATCGAGACGGTTCGTCGCCCAAGGTGATGTTGTCCGCGACTGATAAATCAGGAGCCAGGTTCAGCTCCTGATAGATCATCGCGATGCCCGCGGCTTGGGAAGCTCGCGGGTTGCTCAGATCGATCTCTTCCCCATCGATTTGAATTCGACCGGCGTCTGGACAATGGGCACCGGACAAGACCTTCATCAAGGTGCTCTTGCCAGCCCCGTTTTCGCCGATGATCGCATGCACTTCCCCCGGACCAACGACCAAATCGACGCCGTCGAGCGCCTTGGTCGATCCAAAGTGTTTGCGGATCCCGGTCAGTTCCAGACGATGGGTGGCGTCGGTCACAGCAGTTCGTCAAGTTGCTTGGAGAGACTGGCGAAGTGATCCAAAGTCGTCTT includes these proteins:
- a CDS encoding sugar ABC transporter ATP-binding protein, translated to MTDATHRLELTGIRKHFGSTKALDGVDLVVGPGEVHAIIGENGAGKSTLMKVLSGAHCPDAGRIQIDGEEIDLSNPRASQAAGIAMIYQELNLAPDLSVADNITLGDEPSRWGGRGGGWLDRGRQHAIAKEALKRLHCDDIDPAQPVRELSIAQQQMVEIARAVVADRKLKLLILDEPTSSLTQVDTENLFAVIERLKSEGVSVLYISHFLEECQRIGDRFTVLRDGVTAGSGSLIESDPDWMPMDSIVQMMVGREISELYPNLDHVRGEPVLRLEQVRGSRLPTDVSLTLHRGEILGLAGLIGAGRTETVRALFGLDRLASGKVIVMGRENVRRDPQQSWIRDAMGLVSEDRKNEGLFLERSLTENLTLTRTEPYRRGPFLRRSEMKKATEHWMKELAVRASDPDQAIGELSGGNQQKIALARLLHHDCEILLLDEPTRGIDIGSKRTIYQTIGELAAEGKAILLISSYLPELLGVCDSIGVIHQGRLTSIRPANEWTEHSLLTEALGAATTSE